A section of the Malania oleifera isolate guangnan ecotype guangnan chromosome 2, ASM2987363v1, whole genome shotgun sequence genome encodes:
- the LOC131148326 gene encoding uncharacterized protein LOC131148326: MVGWVMQCLSTTSFFFSVNGGLFGFFNGKKGLRQGDPFSPILFVICMEYLSRLLKSLKGCPEFRFHPKCGVLKIIHLAFADDLILFARGNVSSVKKVMVCLEMFFECLGLRASIMKFNLYCACVFGSALEDIESLTGFSTGEFSFRYLGNPLASTGLNTMHFSPLLNRIVLAHVVKLCRAFLWGGRRRPLVAWKDVCLPKKEGGLGVLDLKSWNTALLSKTMWNLQSKKDSLWSRWVSPMYLRGGNLWEASAKHEDSPLFKKLVQIKDMLIMHCSGRSLAEAQLIQ, translated from the exons ATGGTGGGTTGGGTGATGCAATGTTTAAGCACTACTTCCTTTTTCTTCTCTGTAAATGGAGGTCTGTTTGGTTTCTTTAATGGCAAGAAGGGGCTCAGGCAAGGTGACCCCTTTTCCCCTATTTTGTTTGTGATTTGTATGGAGTATCTATCTCGATTACTGAAATCCCTGAAGGGCTGCCCTGAGTTCAGATTTCACCCTAAGTGTGGAGTCCTCAAGATTATCCACTTGGCCTTTGCAGATGACTTAATTCTTTTTGCAAGGGGTAATGTCTCTTCAGTTAAGAAGGTGATGGTGTGCCTGGAGATGTTCTTTGAATGCTTAGGTTTGAGAGCAAGTATCATGAAATTCAACCTTTACTGTGCATGTGTTTTTGGCAGTGCTTTGGAAGATATTGAAAGTCTAACTGGGTTTTCTACTGGGGAGTTCTCTTTTAGATATCTGGGTAATCCATTGGCTTCCACAGGATTGAACACAATGCATTTTTCTCCTCTGCTAAATAGAATTG TGTTGGCTCATGTGGTTAAGTTGTGTAGGGCTTTCCTGTGGGGAGGTAGGAGAAGGCCTCTTGTTGCTTGGAAAGATGTGTGCTTGCCAAAGAAGGAGGGTGGGCTAGGGGTCTTGGACCTCAAAAGCTGGAACACTGCTCTCCTTTCAAAAACCATGTGGAATCTTCAAAGCAAAAAGGATTCCCTATGGTCAAGATGGGTGAGCCCTATGTACTTGAGAGGAGGTAATCTGTGGGAGGCTtcagcaaagcatgaagactctcCTTTGTTTAAGAAATTAGTTCAAATTAAAGATATGCTGATAATGCATTGCAGTGGTAGAAGCTTGGCAGAAGCTCAACTAATACAATAG